The Crocosphaera sp. UHCC 0190 genome has a window encoding:
- the petC gene encoding cytochrome b6-f complex iron-sulfur subunit: protein MTQVSGSSDVPDMGRRQFMNLLTFGTITGVAAGALYPVVKYFIPPSSGAAGGGVTAKDALGNDVIATKFLASHSVGDRVLAQGLKGDPTYLVVEGDNTIANYGISAVCTHLGCVVPWNASEDKFICPCHGSQYNAQGKVVRGPAPLSLELAHADVTEDDKVVFTKWTETDFRTDENPWWA from the coding sequence ATGACACAAGTATCTGGTTCATCAGATGTCCCTGATATGGGCCGTCGTCAATTCATGAACTTACTCACCTTTGGGACAATTACAGGGGTCGCCGCCGGTGCCTTGTATCCCGTGGTGAAGTATTTTATCCCCCCTTCTAGTGGTGCGGCTGGTGGTGGTGTTACTGCTAAAGATGCCCTCGGTAACGATGTCATTGCCACTAAGTTTTTAGCCAGCCATAGTGTGGGCGATCGCGTTTTGGCCCAAGGGTTAAAAGGTGATCCCACCTACCTAGTGGTTGAAGGGGACAACACCATTGCTAACTACGGTATCAGCGCAGTTTGTACTCACTTAGGCTGTGTGGTTCCCTGGAATGCCAGTGAAGATAAATTTATCTGTCCCTGTCACGGTTCCCAATACAATGCCCAAGGTAAAGTGGTTCGTGGCCCTGCGCCCTTGTCCTTAGAGTTGGCCCATGCTGATGTAACTGAGGATGATAAAGTTGTGTTCACTAAGTGGACAGAAACCGACTTCCGCACCGACGAAAATCCCTGGTGGGCTTAA
- a CDS encoding glutathione S-transferase family protein, with the protein MSPNNKTMLKLYHLPISFNSRRVWIALLEKGLDFESVPMKLNGDQLTPEFLALNPFHHIPVLVDEDFSLFESLAILDYLEAKYPTPSLVPNDPQGLGTVKMINLITLNELLPATTPLLRQSMGFTTLDESSQTKAQEKVATVLSFFEKSIGDQPYIVGKTLTLGDIVAGTMVGFLPMIGVSLTPYPKLSTWIEHLSQRESWQQTEPQPEQIAEFRETMQKLIAQRSS; encoded by the coding sequence ATGAGTCCAAATAACAAAACCATGCTGAAACTTTATCATTTACCCATTTCTTTTAATTCTCGCCGTGTCTGGATTGCTTTGCTGGAAAAAGGGCTTGATTTTGAGTCAGTCCCCATGAAACTCAACGGCGATCAATTAACACCAGAATTTTTAGCCTTAAACCCCTTCCATCACATCCCTGTCTTAGTAGACGAAGATTTTAGCCTTTTTGAATCCTTGGCAATTTTAGACTACCTCGAAGCCAAATATCCCACCCCTTCCCTGGTTCCCAATGATCCCCAAGGATTAGGGACAGTAAAAATGATTAACTTAATCACCTTAAACGAGTTATTACCTGCCACAACCCCTTTACTTCGTCAAAGTATGGGATTTACGACCCTAGATGAATCATCCCAAACCAAAGCGCAGGAAAAAGTTGCTACGGTTTTGAGCTTTTTTGAGAAATCTATAGGCGATCAGCCCTACATAGTAGGAAAGACCCTCACATTAGGGGATATTGTGGCCGGTACGATGGTGGGTTTTCTGCCTATGATCGGCGTTTCTCTGACTCCATACCCAAAATTAAGCACTTGGATAGAACATCTCAGTCAACGGGAAAGCTGGCAACAAACGGAACCCCAACCCGAACAAATTGCCGAATTTAGAGAAACCATGCAAAAATTAATAGCCCAGCGTTCTTCCTAA
- the psbV gene encoding photosystem II cytochrome c-550 — protein sequence MKRFILMAIAAIFFFLQFPINNANALELTEKTRTITLNEAGKSVTLSSQQVFNGEKIFNASCTKCHLQGKTKTNNNVSLGLSDLGKAEPPRNNLLALIDYMKYPTSYDGEDDYTELHPNVSRPDIFPELRNLTEDDVYDVSAYMLIAPKLDERWGGTIYF from the coding sequence GTGAAACGATTCATTCTGATGGCGATCGCTGCTATCTTTTTCTTCTTACAATTTCCCATCAATAATGCCAACGCTTTAGAGTTGACTGAGAAAACTCGGACAATTACGTTAAACGAAGCAGGTAAAAGTGTTACCCTTAGTTCCCAACAGGTGTTTAATGGTGAAAAAATTTTTAATGCCAGTTGCACCAAATGTCACTTACAAGGGAAAACAAAAACTAATAATAATGTTAGTTTGGGATTGTCAGATTTAGGTAAAGCTGAGCCTCCCCGTAACAATTTATTAGCCTTGATTGATTACATGAAATACCCCACCAGTTATGATGGGGAAGATGACTACACTGAATTACACCCCAATGTTAGTCGTCCTGATATCTTTCCTGAGTTGAGAAACCTCACAGAAGATGATGTTTATGATGTTTCTGCTTATATGCTCATCGCACCCAAATTAGATGAAAGATGGGGCGGGACAATTTACTTCTAA
- a CDS encoding NUDIX hydrolase: protein MSFEKESPNYLQQRLFYRGRKFNFDVHTLRLPNGVEGDWECIRHPGGALAVPITEDGKLVLVKQYRFAIEGRILEFPAGTLEPNEDASLTIQREIEEETGYRAKTWNYLGKFPLAPGYSDEYIYSFLAQDLEKLEHPPQQDEDEDIEVILMSFEEFEQAILAGELIDAKSIASFFMAKLFLK from the coding sequence ATGTCTTTTGAAAAAGAATCTCCAAACTATTTACAACAACGTCTCTTTTATCGAGGTAGAAAATTTAATTTTGATGTCCACACTTTGCGTTTACCGAATGGGGTTGAGGGAGACTGGGAATGTATTCGTCATCCTGGGGGGGCCTTAGCAGTTCCCATTACAGAAGATGGTAAACTGGTATTAGTTAAACAATATCGTTTTGCCATTGAAGGACGAATTTTGGAGTTTCCGGCGGGAACCCTGGAACCGAATGAAGATGCGTCTCTTACCATTCAACGGGAGATAGAAGAAGAAACAGGATATCGAGCAAAAACCTGGAATTATTTAGGCAAATTTCCCCTAGCACCTGGCTATTCTGATGAATATATTTATAGTTTTTTAGCGCAAGATTTAGAAAAATTAGAACATCCTCCACAACAGGATGAAGATGAAGATATAGAAGTTATTTTAATGAGTTTTGAGGAGTTTGAACAAGCCATTTTAGCCGGAGAATTAATTGATGCTAAATCCATTGCCAGTTTTTTCATGGCCAAATTATTTTTAAAGTAA
- the folK gene encoding 2-amino-4-hydroxy-6-hydroxymethyldihydropteridine diphosphokinase codes for MTKCAIALGSNLGDSLSILEQTITLLSQDFALTLLSHSHWYKTAPIGPPQPDYLNACAILETELNPEKLLQNLLKIEKKFGRIRREKWGPRTLDLDILLYGDLRLTTPTLQIPHPQMLVRAFVLVPLVEIAPTWIHPITKKRLKEHLKDVNCEGVNFYQPNP; via the coding sequence ATGACAAAATGTGCCATTGCTTTAGGTAGTAATTTAGGAGATTCGTTAAGCATATTAGAACAAACAATTACCCTTTTATCCCAAGATTTTGCCCTCACCTTACTCTCTCATTCTCATTGGTATAAAACCGCCCCAATTGGGCCACCACAGCCCGACTATTTGAATGCTTGTGCTATCCTGGAAACTGAGTTAAACCCAGAAAAATTGTTGCAAAACCTACTCAAGATAGAGAAAAAATTCGGGCGTATTCGTCGAGAAAAATGGGGGCCGAGAACTCTTGATTTAGATATATTATTGTATGGTGATTTACGGTTGACTACTCCCACCCTACAAATTCCCCATCCTCAGATGTTAGTCCGAGCATTTGTATTAGTTCCTCTGGTTGAAATTGCCCCAACTTGGATACATCCTATCACAAAAAAAAGGCTCAAAGAACACCTGAAAGATGTAAACTGTGAAGGAGTTAATTTTTATCAACCTAACCCCTAA
- a CDS encoding efflux RND transporter permease subunit, producing the protein MKQSWREHLNISRLAIKYSRVTIFVAIAVAVAGLLAFSSLKYALFPEITFPVVIVQASSPFDTTLATEQQVTKPLENSLRSLPNAELFSSTYPGQSIITVAFDAGLNVDQSTQVVQKSLKQTTLPPEIKVEVTPFNINESVAVTYAILSQTQPFEILAEIAEEKIIPPLKALPGVRRVDLLGDGLFRDSSQGNMPNTNPPTLARFNQADVLAIQIVKQADANTLDIVAEAEKAIANLRQSLPDVQLILAETQANYIEEASHATIEALLGAIVLAVLVIFPFLGNVQATLITALAIPMSLLGTFIVMAIAGFNLETITLLGLALVIGIIVDDAIVDVENISRHIDEGMTPREAAIKGTDEVGLTVMASTFTLAAVFIPIAFIGGNLGHFFKPFGVTVAAAVLISLLVARTLSPVLAIYWIKGSKRKADQPKKTFFLARPYRRLLDWSLSHRKLVIGIALVSFIVGVGLIPFIPKGFVPKLDRGEFNIIYTLPTPKVPNRLRTANEAPETEDSSTSLFSDLTQSPERFLLRKTRRVGEKLETIALEDPNVESAYLVAGYHGNPLKGRIYIQLKGERTLTTSKIQDELREKLPKLKGGSISVEDILFIETGDDSPLKVALLSDNLESLEKTANLLKTRLETLPGLVDIKTSGDGNYSIVEHFQRQRVIYVTANLSEETGLGDITNKVIAITEDILPKDVTFDIQGASAQVRNIFKEFGIALSLAILCMMVILYVTFGRFLESFVVLLSLPLCLVGAMFALLITQSDFGMISLIGLIFLLGLLDKNAILLMDYTNQLREKGMSRRQAILETGEVRLRPIIMTTASTILGMLPIAIGLGAGAELRQPMAVAIIGGLITSSLLSLIVVPVLYTLLEDGWEKLCFHRMKRVDN; encoded by the coding sequence ATGAAACAATCTTGGCGAGAACACCTTAATATTTCTCGTTTAGCCATAAAATACTCACGAGTAACGATCTTTGTGGCGATCGCAGTGGCGGTGGCGGGACTATTGGCCTTTAGTTCCCTCAAATATGCCCTTTTCCCCGAAATTACTTTCCCTGTGGTTATTGTCCAGGCCAGTTCGCCCTTTGACACTACCTTAGCAACGGAACAACAAGTTACCAAACCCTTAGAAAATTCCCTGCGATCGCTGCCTAATGCGGAATTATTCTCCTCAACCTATCCGGGCCAAAGCATCATTACTGTTGCCTTTGACGCAGGTTTAAACGTTGATCAATCTACCCAGGTGGTGCAAAAGTCCTTAAAACAAACGACTTTACCCCCTGAGATTAAGGTTGAAGTGACTCCCTTTAACATCAACGAATCTGTGGCTGTTACTTATGCCATTCTTAGCCAAACCCAACCCTTTGAGATTTTAGCTGAAATTGCCGAAGAAAAAATTATTCCCCCCTTAAAAGCATTACCAGGGGTAAGACGGGTTGACTTATTAGGGGATGGGTTATTTCGAGATAGCAGTCAGGGGAATATGCCCAACACTAACCCCCCTACTTTGGCCCGGTTTAACCAAGCAGATGTTTTAGCCATACAAATCGTCAAACAGGCTGATGCTAATACTTTGGATATTGTGGCGGAGGCAGAAAAGGCGATCGCCAATTTACGGCAAAGTTTGCCGGATGTTCAGTTAATTCTGGCGGAAACTCAAGCGAATTATATTGAAGAAGCGAGTCACGCCACCATAGAAGCCTTACTTGGGGCCATTGTTCTCGCTGTTTTAGTGATTTTTCCCTTTTTAGGCAATGTTCAAGCCACTTTGATCACCGCCCTCGCCATTCCCATGTCATTGTTAGGGACATTTATTGTGATGGCGATCGCCGGATTTAATCTAGAAACTATTACTCTGTTGGGGTTAGCCTTAGTTATTGGCATTATTGTTGATGATGCGATTGTAGATGTAGAAAATATTAGCCGTCATATTGATGAGGGAATGACACCCCGTGAAGCAGCGATTAAAGGAACCGATGAAGTTGGCCTAACGGTGATGGCTTCAACCTTTACCTTGGCTGCTGTTTTTATTCCTATTGCCTTTATTGGAGGCAATTTAGGACACTTTTTTAAACCCTTTGGGGTTACGGTAGCTGCTGCGGTACTGATTTCTTTATTAGTGGCCCGGACTTTATCTCCTGTTTTAGCAATTTATTGGATAAAAGGCAGTAAAAGAAAGGCCGATCAACCGAAAAAAACCTTCTTTTTAGCCCGTCCCTATCGTCGTCTTTTAGATTGGTCTTTAAGTCATCGTAAGCTAGTTATTGGTATTGCTTTGGTGAGTTTTATTGTGGGGGTAGGGTTAATTCCTTTTATTCCTAAAGGCTTTGTTCCTAAACTGGATCGGGGGGAATTTAATATTATTTATACCTTACCTACTCCGAAAGTACCAAATCGTTTACGAACTGCCAATGAAGCCCCAGAAACTGAAGATTCAAGCACTTCTTTATTTAGTGATTTGACTCAATCTCCTGAACGTTTTTTGTTGCGAAAAACTCGACGAGTTGGGGAAAAATTAGAAACTATTGCTTTAGAAGATCCTAATGTGGAATCTGCTTACCTGGTGGCAGGATATCATGGAAATCCCCTTAAGGGTAGGATTTATATTCAATTGAAAGGAGAGCGCACATTAACTACCAGTAAAATACAGGATGAGTTGCGAGAAAAGCTACCTAAATTAAAGGGAGGTAGTATTAGTGTTGAGGATATTTTATTCATTGAAACGGGGGATGATAGTCCCTTAAAAGTTGCTTTATTGAGTGACAATTTAGAGAGTTTAGAAAAAACAGCAAATCTCTTAAAAACTCGTCTGGAAACTTTGCCAGGATTAGTTGATATTAAGACTTCTGGAGATGGAAATTATTCCATTGTTGAACATTTTCAACGGCAAAGAGTGATCTATGTCACAGCCAATTTATCGGAAGAAACTGGGTTAGGAGATATTACAAATAAAGTGATAGCAATCACTGAAGATATTTTACCTAAAGATGTTACTTTTGATATTCAAGGGGCATCAGCACAAGTTCGCAATATTTTTAAGGAATTTGGTATAGCTTTATCTTTGGCAATTCTTTGTATGATGGTGATTTTATATGTCACCTTTGGCCGTTTCTTAGAATCTTTTGTGGTATTATTATCATTACCCTTATGTCTTGTGGGGGCAATGTTTGCCTTATTAATTACTCAAAGTGATTTTGGCATGATCTCGTTAATTGGCTTGATTTTTCTGTTAGGTTTATTGGATAAAAATGCCATTCTTTTAATGGATTATACCAATCAATTACGGGAAAAAGGAATGAGTCGCCGTCAAGCAATTTTAGAAACGGGAGAGGTACGTTTGCGTCCCATTATTATGACGACTGCTTCAACCATTTTAGGGATGTTACCCATTGCCATTGGATTAGGGGCCGGGGCAGAATTAAGACAACCTATGGCCGTTGCTATTATTGGGGGGTTAATAACCTCATCTCTCTTAAGTTTAATTGTGGTGCCTGTCCTTTATACTTTACTTGAGGATGGTTGGGAAAAATTATGTTTTCACAGAATGAAACGGGTGGACAATTAA
- a CDS encoding Eco57I restriction-modification methylase domain-containing protein, protein MKPRIIIANPPFAEDGNTQRAATFIRKALSWLENGSQFAFILPQSFLTNTTHGLSEARKLLTDSCQIHEVWQLPEGAVGIDAAQDVCIVSGTINNNSVRFPTIARAVLSRAKIENTKDSGFLGNTWVAKLNYDDESWSSVTTPIIKISVPTVPLGNLFYVFNGVTPNTTHKPISQCPPNTICKRK, encoded by the coding sequence ATTAAACCTCGTATTATTATTGCTAATCCACCTTTCGCAGAAGATGGCAATACTCAACGGGCTGCAACTTTTATCAGAAAAGCGTTAAGTTGGTTAGAAAATGGTTCTCAATTTGCTTTTATCTTACCGCAATCTTTTTTAACAAATACGACTCATGGTTTATCGGAAGCTCGCAAATTATTAACCGATAGTTGTCAAATTCACGAAGTCTGGCAGTTACCAGAAGGTGCAGTAGGAATTGATGCTGCTCAAGATGTTTGTATTGTTTCTGGGACTATCAATAATAATTCAGTACGTTTTCCTACTATTGCAAGAGCAGTATTATCTAGAGCAAAAATTGAGAATACTAAAGATAGTGGCTTTTTAGGAAATACTTGGGTAGCCAAATTGAATTATGATGATGAAAGTTGGTCATCAGTAACAACACCAATTATTAAAATTTCAGTTCCGACTGTTCCTTTAGGCAACCTATTTTATGTTTTTAATGGAGTTACTCCGAATACAACACATAAACCAATAAGTCAGTGTCCTCCAAATACTATATGTAAACGTAAATAG
- a CDS encoding N-6 DNA methylase has translation MVDHRDVGLLYERAIKELPNNLGGKDWSDLQRHYTPVAIAEKMLELLPLERIRPEERVIFDPAAGSGSLLLAATSRLARMSDIPEEIKARTQYLANHIAGNDLDKYADLVTKLRYLLAQESLEKNISFPFPNHYTHQDYEQLNK, from the coding sequence TTGGTAGATCATCGAGATGTTGGTTTACTTTACGAACGGGCAATTAAAGAATTACCTAATAATTTGGGAGGGAAAGATTGGAGTGATTTACAAAGACATTATACTCCAGTAGCAATAGCAGAAAAAATGCTAGAGTTGTTACCTCTTGAAAGAATACGACCAGAAGAACGAGTAATTTTTGATCCCGCAGCAGGTTCAGGTAGTCTTTTATTAGCAGCAACTTCTCGACTTGCCAGAATGAGTGATATTCCTGAAGAAATTAAAGCAAGAACACAATATTTAGCGAATCATATCGCTGGTAATGATCTAGATAAATATGCAGATTTAGTCACAAAATTACGTTATCTTTTAGCTCAAGAATCTTTAGAAAAAAATATATCATTTCCTTTTCCTAATCATTACACTCATCAAGATTATGAACAGTTAAATAAATAA
- a CDS encoding PIN domain-containing protein, which yields MAERIILLDTGIVGIISNPKASSSEAKNCQQWFKRLLNKGEHFILPEIVDYEIRRELLRANKSQGLKRLDELKQIITYLPLNTEVILLAAQFWANARNQGKPTADNHSLDGDVILAAQARYEALKGYSVVIVTTNTKHLSLFVDARLWQEI from the coding sequence ATGGCAGAAAGAATAATTTTATTAGATACGGGAATTGTCGGAATTATTAGTAACCCTAAAGCTTCTTCTTCTGAGGCTAAAAATTGTCAGCAATGGTTTAAAAGATTGCTCAATAAAGGAGAGCATTTTATTTTACCAGAAATTGTTGATTATGAAATTAGAAGGGAGTTATTAAGAGCTAATAAATCTCAAGGTTTAAAGAGATTAGATGAATTAAAGCAAATTATTACATATTTACCATTAAATACGGAAGTTATCTTATTAGCTGCTCAATTTTGGGCTAATGCAAGAAATCAGGGTAAACCAACTGCGGATAATCACTCTTTAGATGGTGATGTTATCCTCGCTGCACAAGCAAGATATGAAGCTTTAAAGGGTTATTCGGTGGTCATTGTAACGACGAATACAAAGCATTTATCTCTATTTGTTGATGCTAGACTATGGCAAGAAATTTGA
- a CDS encoding DUF1036 domain-containing protein, giving the protein MKNSLLLFSLVTVTAGVGELAFSPQMAQGAELCNYRNEIVRVSGAYVNKNEVWVTQGWWFVQPGECMTYPDNWYTYVEVDRDQTVERPHLLSEGVEAIKLCVLQDRYTFYNGETEMVCDKHDYGFSDNSMQTFYLIGAKRELIGYKQ; this is encoded by the coding sequence ATGAAGAATTCCCTATTATTGTTTTCGTTGGTAACAGTTACCGCTGGAGTGGGAGAGTTGGCTTTTTCCCCTCAGATGGCCCAAGGGGCAGAACTTTGTAATTATCGTAATGAAATTGTTCGGGTTTCTGGGGCTTATGTGAATAAGAATGAGGTTTGGGTGACACAAGGATGGTGGTTTGTTCAACCAGGGGAATGTATGACCTATCCTGATAATTGGTACACTTATGTAGAAGTTGATCGGGATCAAACCGTTGAACGCCCCCATTTGTTATCGGAAGGGGTTGAAGCTATTAAATTATGTGTTCTTCAAGATAGATATACTTTCTATAACGGGGAGACAGAAATGGTTTGCGATAAGCATGATTATGGGTTTAGTGATAATTCAATGCAAACTTTTTACTTAATTGGTGCTAAGCGAGAATTAATTGGCTATAAGCAATAG
- the mrdA gene encoding penicillin-binding protein 2 yields MRLTQRSQSKWQNSITTDSYGSYDTRQQKTNRTIGQKRQPIFIMLLVSFILLGAIGARLAFLQILQGQQYREKAENNRIRIVPKPPVRGNIFDRKGRVLASTRLTHAAYLWPIVVNQPDWPQNRKYLSQLLSIPEDSIESKIKQAGYNASTLIRIARSLNPAQITALEEFKTELNGLEVDIETVRDYPNKQMGAHVLGYTGELNAEQLEKRRAEGYRLGDIVGKMGVEAAYEQQLRGEWGGIQLEVDGAGKVMKVLGQKVGQPGKDVTLTLDLDAQKAAEAALGDKIGAIVAINPKTGGVLAMVSNPTFDPNVFSTQITPKIWQKLQSKGNPFVNRALRGFPPASTFKVVTATAGMESGKYPPNTILNTFAYLNVGGTAFGEWNRAGFGPMGYVRAMAWSSNTFHGQIGRGVGGPTLIKYARLYGFGKTTGIELDEESPGLIADDAWKRKNYNWEWTDGDTVNMSIGQGFTQASPLQVAVMFAVPANGGYRVKPHFFEDPKDVEKWRTSMNLKPTTLQTLRQGLRAVVAEGTGKALNSPDLPPVAGKSGTAEAPPGETHTWFGGYAPFDNPEIVVVAFGEHTGGGGGSVAGPMVRQVMEAYFKHNKK; encoded by the coding sequence ATGCGGCTAACCCAACGTTCTCAGTCTAAATGGCAAAATTCTATCACCACCGATAGTTATGGGTCTTACGACACCCGACAGCAAAAAACCAATCGCACCATCGGGCAGAAACGTCAACCCATATTTATCATGTTATTGGTTAGTTTCATCCTCTTGGGAGCTATTGGGGCCCGCCTGGCCTTCTTACAAATCCTACAGGGGCAACAATATCGAGAAAAAGCGGAAAACAACCGTATTCGTATCGTCCCCAAACCCCCCGTCCGAGGTAACATTTTTGACCGCAAAGGGCGCGTTTTAGCTTCAACCCGTCTCACCCATGCCGCTTATCTTTGGCCCATTGTCGTCAACCAACCAGACTGGCCCCAAAACCGCAAATATCTCTCCCAACTCCTCTCCATCCCCGAAGACAGTATTGAAAGTAAAATCAAACAAGCAGGATATAACGCCTCAACCCTAATTAGAATTGCCCGCAGTTTAAACCCGGCCCAAATTACGGCCCTAGAAGAATTTAAAACCGAATTAAACGGCTTAGAAGTCGATATTGAAACCGTCAGAGACTATCCTAACAAACAGATGGGGGCCCATGTTTTAGGCTATACCGGAGAACTCAACGCCGAACAACTGGAAAAACGCCGTGCTGAAGGCTATCGTTTAGGGGATATCGTCGGTAAAATGGGGGTAGAAGCGGCCTATGAACAGCAATTAAGAGGAGAATGGGGCGGTATTCAACTCGAAGTTGATGGGGCCGGAAAAGTCATGAAAGTCTTAGGCCAAAAAGTCGGTCAACCGGGGAAAGATGTCACCCTTACCCTAGACTTAGATGCCCAAAAAGCGGCTGAAGCAGCCCTAGGGGACAAAATTGGGGCCATTGTTGCCATCAACCCCAAAACTGGGGGAGTGTTAGCTATGGTCAGTAACCCCACCTTTGACCCTAATGTTTTCTCTACCCAAATTACCCCAAAAATCTGGCAAAAATTACAAAGCAAAGGCAACCCCTTCGTTAATCGTGCTTTACGAGGCTTTCCTCCTGCTTCTACCTTTAAGGTTGTAACAGCTACTGCTGGCATGGAGTCGGGCAAATATCCCCCCAATACCATCTTAAATACCTTTGCCTATTTGAATGTGGGGGGGACTGCCTTTGGAGAATGGAACCGGGCCGGGTTTGGCCCTATGGGTTATGTGCGGGCTATGGCCTGGAGTAGTAATACCTTTCATGGGCAAATTGGCCGGGGAGTGGGTGGCCCAACCTTAATTAAATATGCCCGTCTCTATGGGTTTGGCAAAACAACAGGCATTGAGTTAGATGAGGAGTCACCAGGTTTAATTGCCGATGATGCTTGGAAACGCAAAAATTACAATTGGGAATGGACGGACGGTGATACCGTTAATATGTCCATTGGGCAAGGGTTTACTCAGGCAAGCCCCCTACAAGTGGCGGTGATGTTTGCTGTTCCTGCTAATGGGGGCTATCGGGTGAAACCCCATTTCTTTGAAGACCCCAAAGACGTAGAAAAGTGGCGCACGTCGATGAATCTTAAGCCTACCACTCTACAAACCCTACGACAAGGACTCAGGGCGGTGGTAGCTGAGGGAACGGGAAAAGCCCTTAATTCCCCTGACTTACCCCCTGTAGCTGGCAAAAGTGGCACGGCTGAAGCCCCTCCAGGAGAGACTCACACTTGGTTTGGTGGGTATGCCCCCTTTGATAACCCGGAAATTGTCGTCGTGGCTTTTGGAGAACATACTGGTGGTGGTGGGGGTTCCGTTGCCGGCCCCATGGTTCGTCAAGTGATGGAAGCCTATTTTAAACATAATAAAAAGTAA
- a CDS encoding YciI family protein, with product MKKLFAVVVATVPEYYQYKQKHPEHDQDQLTWFREQQEKGILLCCGPFFPHDGTGLWIIQAESAEMAQTIVNSSPRVRDGMLADSARVVEWEVHIGGERLI from the coding sequence ATGAAGAAACTTTTTGCCGTTGTTGTGGCTACGGTTCCCGAATATTACCAGTATAAGCAGAAACATCCTGAACATGACCAGGATCAACTGACTTGGTTCCGTGAACAGCAGGAAAAAGGGATTTTGCTTTGCTGTGGCCCCTTTTTCCCCCATGATGGTACAGGACTTTGGATCATCCAAGCGGAAAGTGCGGAGATGGCCCAAACTATTGTGAATAGCAGTCCTCGCGTCCGAGATGGGATGTTAGCGGATTCAGCCAGAGTGGTTGAGTGGGAAGTTCATATCGGAGGGGAGAGACTTATCTAA
- a CDS encoding class I SAM-dependent methyltransferase, producing MSDKLKPDWAGDDLLSRFVNLMIQTKPVYRLMKHQARQVIINTAEKNGIAWQESCQTLEKSPAKALLPQITNPNVNYPDYYLVPFHAYDEGNLCWQAAFEAVPATQSLGIRVWKGENLPWYVAQSRLRGSFHQILDPYSPPIVRNILDVGCSVGISTKELHRYYLKRQDNQPIQTIGLDLSPYMLAVAKVTDEKAEIAQWIHGLAEKTEFADNSFDVITLQFVLHELPRHASKAIFKEVKRILRPGGVFGIVDNNPGSTVIQNLPPALFMLMKSTEPWSDDYYTFNVEQSLIELGFNYQTTVPSDHRHRTIVATKPL from the coding sequence ATGTCCGATAAGCTTAAACCAGACTGGGCGGGCGATGATCTCCTTTCGCGCTTTGTCAATTTGATGATTCAAACCAAACCTGTCTATCGCTTGATGAAACACCAAGCCAGGCAAGTTATCATCAATACAGCGGAGAAAAATGGCATTGCTTGGCAAGAAAGCTGTCAAACCTTAGAAAAATCTCCCGCAAAAGCGTTACTCCCACAAATCACCAACCCTAACGTCAATTATCCCGACTATTACCTCGTTCCCTTTCATGCTTATGATGAAGGAAACTTATGTTGGCAGGCCGCATTTGAAGCAGTTCCCGCTACCCAGTCTTTAGGCATTCGCGTCTGGAAAGGGGAAAATTTGCCTTGGTACGTGGCCCAGTCCCGTTTAAGAGGGAGTTTTCATCAAATATTAGACCCTTATAGTCCTCCCATTGTTCGGAACATACTTGATGTGGGTTGTTCTGTGGGCATTTCTACCAAAGAACTCCATCGTTACTATCTAAAAAGACAAGATAATCAGCCTATACAGACCATAGGACTAGATTTATCCCCTTATATGTTAGCAGTTGCCAAAGTAACGGACGAAAAAGCAGAAATTGCTCAATGGATACATGGTTTGGCGGAAAAAACCGAGTTTGCCGATAATTCTTTTGATGTCATCACCCTGCAATTTGTACTCCATGAGTTGCCCCGTCATGCCAGTAAAGCTATCTTTAAAGAAGTAAAGCGTATTTTGCGTCCTGGGGGTGTTTTCGGCATCGTCGATAATAATCCAGGGTCAACGGTAATTCAAAATCTACCACCTGCCCTATTTATGTTGATGAAAAGCACAGAACCCTGGAGTGATGATTACTATACCTTCAATGTAGAACAGTCCCTCATTGAGTTAGGCTTTAACTATCAAACCACTGTCCCCAGCGATCATCGTCATCGCACTATCGTAGCCACTAAACCCTTATAA